From Scleropages formosus chromosome 1, fSclFor1.1, whole genome shotgun sequence, a single genomic window includes:
- the cited2 gene encoding cbp/p300-interacting transactivator 2, which yields MVDRMMAMNHGRFPDGVNGLHHHHPAARRMGMGQFSNPHPQHQHQHHQQQQQQQQQQHGYGALMGDPLHYVGGNVNVNSNPGIRLSAGSGNANGALANSPVPVPPGGGGGGGGGGGARYASQYASPGAGAQGQLAASMQLQKLNTQYYGHHAQQQPHHHHHAHQQPPHHPHHLPPYVSELHPASHQASAGGPAAQFMRDCSPKLGGAGAHAPAHAHHVPAAMLPPNVIDTDFLDEEALTSLVVEMGLDRIQELPELWLGQNEFDLVTDLVCKQQPSRVSC from the coding sequence ATGGTTGACCGCATGATGGCCATGAACCACGGACGGTTCCCGGACGGGGTGAACGGTCTCCATCACCATCACCCGGCCGCGCGCAGGATGGGCATGGGCCAGTTCTCGAACCCGCATccgcagcatcagcatcagcatcatcagcagcagcagcagcaacagcagcagcagcacggctACGGCGCTTTAATGGGGGACCCTTTGCACTACGTCGGTGGCAACGTGAACGTGAACTCGAACCCCGGCATCCGGCTTTCCGCGGGCTCCGGCAACGCGAACGGTGCTCTCGCGAACAGCCCCGTGCCCGTTCcgcccggcggcggcggcggcggtggcggcggcggcggcgcgcgctaCGCCTCGCAGTACGCGAGTCCCGGCGCGGGCGCGCAGGGGCAGCTCGCGGCCAGCATGCAGCTACAGAAGCTCAACACGCAGTACTACGGGCACCACGCGCAGCAGCagccccaccaccaccaccacgcccaccagcagcccccccaccacccgcACCACCTGCCCCCCTACGTGTCCGAGCTGCACCCCGCGAGCCACCAGGCAAGCGCCGGCGGCCCCGCGGCGCAGTTCATGAGGGACTGCAGCCCGAAGCTGGGCGGCGCGGGCGCGCACGCGCCGGCGCACGCCCACCACGTGCCCGCGGCAATGCTGCCCCCTAACGTCATCGATACGGACTTCCTGGACGAGGAGGCGCTCACGTCGCTGGTGGTGGAGATGGGTCTGGACCGCATCCAGGAGCTGCCCGAGCTGTGGCTGGGCCAGAACGAGTTCGACCTGGTCACGGACCTGGTGTGTAAGCAGCAGCCGAGCAGAGTGAGCTGCTGA